One Bremerella sp. JC817 genomic window carries:
- a CDS encoding circularly permuted type 2 ATP-grasp protein, with amino-acid sequence MTRIPAQNDASADLFAPYKPIPDIYDELHDGSKIRPYWQSFVDGMRDIGAGEFQRRWQQMQKVLERTGMAYVGAGIGSPEQDRRARPWELDPLPVLLPAAEWEQITRGLRQRGRLLQLVLQDLYGPQELIRSGILPEDVLFRHPGFYRCFHGQNPPGNNYLYFYSADLSRSPDGNWWVQGDRTESPSGSGFALENRIIQSRLTPSLFHKENVQRLAGYFMMVKEAVLRACSRVTNPRVVILSNGAESPNYFEDAYLARYLGYTLVEPADLAVRSNRVMLKTLGGLLPVDVILRRPNSDQCDPLEISHSTGGIPELLQVCRMKNVVVLNPLGSGIVESPIFMTFMPQLCTHLLGEPLILPGVATWRCGDPDALKYVVEHIDNLVIKPAYRRRGLKSPIYRVRQDGDREKLIRMIQADPHMYIAQEQVVRSTSPVYSRKGLRPAHIALRSFAVLGQNEFEAMPGGLVRLTGELEPLEASLQVGERSKDAWVLSSAPIARVSLLKQPDHVVELKRTGGELPSRIAENLYWLGRNLERADVTARILRTTISRLTSEEQLSEMPEVVILMRTMAEMGIIETGYGVAEMRMQLPPIERSLAANIFDEQNPMSLRSIVTQIFRLTSRSRDRVSADSWRVLHRVDQSFKPPSTGYWDLSDCLALLDDLILDLAAFSGIISESITRTQIYHFLDMGRRMERATQSSKLMRNCLVLPSGDLTAILEALLEISDSLITYRSRYLEEMHLGAVLDLLVTDETNPRSISRQLAQLLDHVNDLPNVANHAGYTVEQRLAMSLLHEVRMFDVTRVRAPDALVAGESLHLLLQEIESLLPKLSDVVSQRYLVHAMPQSHLVEIRP; translated from the coding sequence GTGACCAGAATTCCCGCACAAAACGATGCGTCCGCCGATCTGTTTGCGCCGTATAAGCCAATTCCTGACATATACGACGAATTACATGACGGATCGAAAATTCGCCCCTATTGGCAGAGCTTTGTCGATGGGATGCGAGATATCGGCGCTGGTGAGTTCCAGCGTCGTTGGCAACAAATGCAGAAAGTTCTCGAACGCACCGGCATGGCCTATGTCGGTGCCGGGATCGGCAGCCCGGAACAAGATCGTCGTGCCCGACCATGGGAACTTGATCCGCTTCCGGTCTTGTTGCCGGCCGCCGAATGGGAACAAATTACCCGCGGCTTACGCCAGCGTGGACGGCTGCTTCAGCTTGTCCTACAGGACCTGTATGGCCCACAGGAACTAATTCGTAGCGGCATCTTGCCGGAAGACGTGTTGTTTCGCCATCCAGGCTTCTATCGTTGTTTCCATGGACAGAATCCCCCTGGGAATAACTATCTGTATTTCTACTCCGCCGATCTGTCTCGGTCGCCCGATGGCAATTGGTGGGTTCAAGGGGATCGGACCGAGTCTCCTTCTGGCAGCGGCTTTGCGCTTGAAAACCGGATTATCCAATCCCGTTTGACGCCAAGTCTCTTCCACAAAGAGAACGTCCAGCGCTTGGCCGGCTATTTCATGATGGTGAAAGAAGCCGTGCTGCGAGCATGCTCGCGAGTGACCAACCCAAGGGTCGTCATTCTGAGCAACGGCGCCGAGAGCCCGAACTATTTCGAGGACGCCTATCTCGCCCGCTACCTTGGTTACACGCTGGTTGAACCGGCTGACCTGGCCGTCCGCAGCAATCGCGTGATGCTGAAGACGTTGGGTGGCTTGCTGCCGGTCGATGTCATTTTGCGTCGTCCAAACAGTGACCAGTGCGACCCACTGGAGATTAGTCATTCGACCGGCGGCATTCCGGAACTGCTTCAGGTCTGCCGAATGAAAAATGTCGTCGTGCTGAATCCACTTGGGTCAGGCATCGTCGAGTCGCCGATCTTCATGACTTTCATGCCACAGTTGTGCACGCACTTGCTGGGCGAGCCGTTGATTTTGCCAGGCGTGGCAACATGGCGTTGCGGGGATCCGGATGCGCTGAAGTACGTGGTCGAACACATCGACAACCTGGTGATCAAGCCAGCCTATCGACGCCGTGGGTTAAAGTCGCCCATCTATCGCGTGCGGCAAGATGGCGATCGCGAAAAACTGATTCGTATGATCCAGGCCGATCCGCACATGTACATCGCCCAGGAACAAGTCGTTCGGTCGACCAGCCCGGTCTATTCCCGCAAGGGGCTACGGCCGGCGCATATCGCGCTACGTTCGTTCGCAGTGCTGGGGCAAAACGAATTCGAGGCGATGCCAGGTGGGCTGGTCCGTTTGACCGGCGAACTGGAGCCCCTCGAAGCGTCGCTGCAAGTTGGCGAACGAAGCAAGGACGCGTGGGTGTTATCGTCCGCCCCGATTGCGCGGGTTAGTCTCCTGAAACAGCCCGATCACGTGGTCGAGCTGAAGCGAACCGGCGGCGAACTGCCGAGCCGGATCGCTGAGAATTTGTACTGGCTCGGACGGAATCTGGAGCGAGCAGACGTGACCGCTCGCATTTTGCGAACCACCATCTCGCGGCTCACCAGCGAAGAGCAACTGAGCGAGATGCCCGAAGTGGTCATCCTGATGCGAACCATGGCCGAGATGGGAATCATCGAGACTGGCTATGGGGTCGCCGAAATGCGGATGCAGTTGCCGCCGATCGAACGCTCGCTGGCGGCGAACATCTTCGACGAACAGAATCCAATGAGTTTGCGTTCGATCGTGACGCAGATTTTCCGGCTCACTTCCCGCAGTCGCGACCGCGTGTCGGCCGATAGCTGGCGAGTGCTGCACCGGGTCGATCAGAGCTTCAAGCCGCCATCGACCGGATACTGGGATTTGTCCGACTGTTTGGCCCTGCTGGACGACCTGATCCTCGATCTGGCTGCGTTTAGCGGTATTATCTCGGAAAGTATCACACGGACGCAGATCTACCATTTCCTGGACATGGGCCGCCGGATGGAACGTGCGACGCAAAGTTCCAAGCTGATGCGGAACTGCCTGGTCTTGCCAAGCGGTGATCTGACAGCGATCTTAGAGGCCTTGCTAGAGATCTCGGATAGCTTGATTACCTATCGCTCGCGTTACCTGGAAGAAATGCACCTCGGGGCAGTACTCGATTTGCTGGTGACCGACGAAACGAATCCCCGTTCGATCTCTCGGCAATTGGCCCAGTTGCTCGATCACGTTAACGACTTGCCGAACGTCGCCAACCATGCCGGATATACGGTGGAACAGCGTCTGGCGATGTCGCTTCTGCACGAAGTGCGGATGTTTGACGTGACAAGGGTAAGGGCTCCTGATGCCTTGGTGGCGGGCGAATCGTTGCACTTGTTGCTGCAAGAAATCGAATCGCTACTGCCGAAACTATCGGACGTCGTGAGTCAGCGCTACTTGGTTCACGCGATGCCTCAGTCCCACCTGGTCGAGATTCGCCCCTAG
- a CDS encoding transglutaminase family protein produces the protein MAILTALHHSTKYTYDRKIGLGAQTIRLRPAPHCRTPIHSYSLRISPQPHFMNWQQDPHGNFAARVVFPETVDHFQVDVDLIAEMTVINPFDFFLEPDSEEYPITYKEPLKTDLAPFLEEEEHGPLLTEYLKGIDTTPRRIVDFLVALNQKLQNDIEYTVRMEHGVQTPEETLEKRLGSCRDSAWLMVQILRHFGLASRFASGYICQLKPDIKSLDGPSGPEQDFTDLHAWTEVFLPGAGWVGLDPTSGLFAGEGHIPLACTPNPITAAPISGTLEKCEVEFDFDMKVTRFHEDPRVTKPYTDDEWNSIQSLGHEVDEHLKRVGIKMTMGGEPTFVSIDDMEGDEWNTAAVGPTKRGLADKLMRRLFKRFGEGGFLHYGQGKWYPGESLPRWAFRCYWRRDGEAIWQDPSLFAEDGVDYGHDADTAMQFTRRLAEQLGVEPNHANYAYEDAFYYTWMERRLPVNVDVHDSKLENKEERLRIAKIFEQGLTSPVGCVLPVRYLWWAAQPCWESGEWVVRSDELFLIPGDSAMGLRLPLHSLIYETEGQTAALFPLDPMGEMAPLPSYAEFMSRRSPAMVGGDSGKPWSMKTAAGEEYRTAARLQGMSGQSLDSDQFFSPNDWGGDGSTAQINQVVRTALCVEPRNGCLHVFMPPVDRMEGYLELLTAVEAVATEMGTPICIEGYLPPHDDRVEHLSVTPDPGVIEVNVHPANNWQELVDITTGVYDDAHHTRLGTEKFNRDGTHTGTGGGNHVVLGGPTPMESPFLKRPDILRSLIGYWHNHPSLSYLFSGNFIGPTSQAPRVDEGRRDSIYELKIAFEQIPDKGQFSPWLVDRVFRNLLTDITGNTHRAEFCIDKLFSPDSSAGRRGLLEFRAFEMPPHAQMSLTQQLLLRALMARFAEQPYKASLVDWDTSLHDRFMLPHFNYQDFAEVIEETQDAGFRLEPYWFLPHFEFKFPKVGEFTHRGVQVELRKAIEPWYVLGEEAGQGFTARYVDSSLERMQVKIRGAIPGRHYLMCNGRRIPLHPTGTEQEFVAGVRYRAWQPPSCLHPTIPVDEPLTFDLYDAWFQRSLGGCRYHVGHPGGNNPDAFPVNAFEAESRRGNRFEKMGHTPGYVELPPDESSSEFPFTLDLRRGKTKHL, from the coding sequence ATGGCGATCCTGACGGCGCTCCATCACTCGACCAAATACACTTACGACCGCAAGATCGGGCTGGGGGCACAGACCATCCGCTTGCGTCCAGCCCCGCATTGCCGGACGCCGATTCACAGCTACTCGCTGCGGATCAGTCCTCAGCCTCACTTCATGAACTGGCAACAAGACCCGCACGGCAACTTTGCGGCCCGTGTTGTCTTTCCGGAAACGGTCGATCATTTTCAGGTCGACGTCGACTTGATTGCCGAGATGACGGTGATCAATCCGTTCGACTTCTTTCTCGAGCCTGACTCGGAAGAATATCCGATCACCTATAAAGAGCCGCTGAAGACCGACCTGGCTCCCTTCCTGGAGGAAGAAGAGCATGGCCCGCTGCTGACGGAATACCTGAAGGGGATCGATACGACCCCGCGTCGTATCGTCGATTTCCTGGTCGCGCTGAATCAGAAGCTGCAGAACGATATTGAATACACCGTCCGCATGGAACATGGCGTCCAGACGCCTGAAGAGACGCTCGAAAAGCGACTCGGTTCGTGCCGTGACTCCGCCTGGCTGATGGTGCAGATCTTGCGTCACTTTGGTTTGGCTTCGCGCTTTGCGTCTGGCTACATCTGCCAGTTGAAGCCAGACATCAAATCGCTGGACGGGCCTTCCGGTCCTGAGCAAGACTTCACCGACTTGCATGCCTGGACGGAAGTTTTTCTTCCGGGGGCAGGTTGGGTTGGTCTCGACCCAACTTCAGGATTGTTTGCCGGGGAAGGTCACATTCCACTGGCATGCACGCCAAATCCAATCACCGCCGCGCCGATATCGGGAACGCTGGAAAAGTGTGAAGTCGAATTCGACTTCGACATGAAGGTGACACGCTTCCACGAAGATCCTCGCGTCACCAAACCGTACACCGACGACGAATGGAACAGCATCCAGTCACTTGGCCACGAAGTAGACGAACACCTCAAGCGTGTTGGCATTAAGATGACGATGGGTGGCGAGCCCACGTTCGTCTCGATCGACGACATGGAAGGGGACGAGTGGAACACGGCCGCTGTCGGTCCCACGAAGCGCGGTTTGGCCGACAAATTGATGCGTCGCTTGTTCAAGCGATTTGGTGAAGGGGGCTTTTTGCACTACGGTCAGGGCAAATGGTACCCTGGCGAATCGTTGCCACGCTGGGCGTTTCGATGTTATTGGCGTCGCGACGGCGAGGCAATCTGGCAAGACCCGTCACTCTTCGCCGAAGATGGGGTCGACTATGGTCACGATGCCGATACCGCGATGCAGTTCACCCGTCGCCTGGCCGAGCAGTTGGGTGTTGAACCGAACCACGCTAATTACGCGTATGAAGACGCCTTCTATTACACCTGGATGGAACGTCGGTTGCCTGTCAACGTCGACGTCCACGATTCCAAACTGGAAAACAAAGAAGAACGCCTCCGGATTGCGAAGATCTTCGAGCAGGGGCTAACATCGCCGGTCGGCTGCGTGCTGCCGGTCCGTTACCTATGGTGGGCCGCCCAGCCTTGCTGGGAAAGTGGCGAATGGGTCGTCCGTAGCGACGAACTGTTCCTGATCCCTGGCGACTCGGCGATGGGGCTGCGGTTGCCGCTGCACTCGCTGATCTATGAGACAGAAGGTCAAACGGCGGCTCTCTTCCCACTCGATCCAATGGGCGAGATGGCTCCGCTGCCAAGCTATGCTGAGTTCATGTCGCGTCGTTCACCGGCGATGGTAGGAGGCGACTCCGGCAAGCCTTGGTCGATGAAGACTGCCGCTGGTGAAGAATATCGAACCGCGGCCCGTTTGCAAGGAATGAGTGGTCAGAGTCTCGACTCGGATCAGTTCTTCTCGCCAAACGACTGGGGTGGCGATGGTTCGACCGCTCAGATCAACCAGGTCGTTCGCACGGCCTTGTGTGTCGAGCCTCGCAACGGCTGTCTGCATGTCTTCATGCCGCCGGTCGATCGGATGGAAGGCTACCTCGAACTGCTCACCGCAGTCGAAGCCGTCGCGACCGAAATGGGAACGCCGATCTGCATCGAAGGTTATTTGCCACCGCATGACGACCGAGTGGAACATCTGAGCGTGACGCCTGACCCAGGCGTGATCGAAGTCAACGTTCATCCAGCGAATAACTGGCAAGAATTGGTCGATATCACCACGGGCGTGTACGACGACGCTCACCATACCCGTTTGGGAACCGAGAAATTCAATCGCGATGGAACTCATACCGGCACCGGTGGTGGTAACCACGTGGTGCTGGGTGGCCCTACGCCGATGGAAAGTCCTTTCCTGAAGCGACCTGATATTTTGCGAAGCCTGATTGGCTATTGGCACAATCATCCATCGCTGTCCTACTTGTTCAGTGGCAACTTCATTGGGCCGACCAGCCAGGCTCCGCGTGTCGATGAAGGTCGTCGTGATTCAATCTACGAATTGAAGATCGCCTTCGAGCAGATCCCCGATAAGGGGCAGTTTTCGCCTTGGTTGGTGGACCGGGTTTTCCGCAATCTGTTGACCGACATCACCGGCAACACCCACCGGGCCGAGTTCTGCATCGACAAGTTGTTTTCGCCTGATAGCAGTGCCGGACGCCGCGGTTTGTTGGAGTTCAGGGCTTTTGAAATGCCTCCACACGCGCAGATGAGCCTGACCCAGCAGTTGTTGTTGCGGGCTTTGATGGCTCGTTTCGCCGAGCAACCCTACAAGGCGTCGCTGGTCGATTGGGATACCAGTCTGCACGACCGCTTCATGCTGCCGCATTTCAACTACCAGGACTTTGCTGAGGTTATCGAGGAAACCCAGGACGCCGGTTTCCGGCTCGAGCCTTATTGGTTCTTACCTCACTTCGAGTTCAAATTCCCCAAGGTAGGGGAATTCACTCATCGAGGGGTTCAGGTTGAACTGCGAAAAGCGATTGAGCCATGGTATGTCCTCGGAGAAGAAGCAGGACAAGGGTTTACGGCACGGTACGTCGACTCGTCGCTCGAGCGAATGCAGGTTAAAATTCGGGGAGCAATTCCTGGCCGGCACTACTTAATGTGTAATGGCCGACGCATTCCGCTGCATCCGACCGGTACCGAACAAGAATTTGTAGCAGGCGTTCGTTATCGAGCCTGGCAGCCACCTAGCTGCCTGCACCCCACGATTCCCGTGGACGAGCCGTTAACGTTTGATCTGTACGATGCCTGGTTCCAACGAAGTTTGGGTGGTTGCCGCTACCACGTAGGGCACCCGGGGGGGAATAACCCAGATGCCTTCCCGGTGAATGCCTTCGAGGCCGAGTCGCGACGCGGCAATCGGTTCGAGAAAATGGGGCATACACCTGGTTATGTTGAACTTCCGCCGGACGAGTCCTCGAGCGAATTCCCCTTCACGCTCGATTTGAGACGGGGTAAAACCAAGCATCTGTAA
- a CDS encoding alpha-amylase family glycosyl hydrolase, with protein MIVTSRNGQHDQLQTEAEISLKRLLPRLEAVWSEEETQNGLARDFTQRLVHEWPRLFRLLYTLYHGRYDFFYHLEEILFTAARGWKQRGDELREQDDHRRNDPTWFESERMVGGALYVDLFSENLSKLRECIPYFKELGLTYVHLMPLFAVRPGDNDGGYAISNYRSVDPRLGTIEDLQLLADELRAAGICLCLDFVFNHTSDDHYWAQHAQAGDVEYQQYYYCFPDRHMPDQYERTLREIFPTVRRGNFTWHDGMQKWVWTTFNSFQWDLNYHNPAVFRAMLEEMLFIANTGVDILRLDAVAFIWKQMGTNCENLPEAHLLIQAFNCLASIAAPGLVFKSEAIVHPDEVVKYIGANECQISYNPTLMALLWESLATRNTRLLKKSLSHRHKLPIGTAWVNYLRCHDDIGWTFDDDDAGQLGINGYDHRQFLNQFYTGQFPGSFARGVPFQHNPTTGDMRISGTLASLAGLEQAIEFHDPKLIEMSVRRMCLLYGITLSIGGIPLLYLGEEWGMLNDYDFVKDPAKAGDTRWIHRPKMKWEYLQDFQQDVDEQNGGAIRGKIFRKIQRLISLRKKLPSLAGQGMDLVPVDNPHVLGFVRHNEGNRTLILANFTEESQRVPANNIRTGGLGRFFHDLISDEEIATHDDLIMQPYGLLWLERI; from the coding sequence ATGATCGTCACGAGTAGGAATGGACAACACGACCAGCTGCAAACCGAAGCGGAGATCTCGCTTAAGCGGCTTCTTCCGCGGTTGGAAGCGGTTTGGTCAGAAGAAGAGACGCAAAACGGACTAGCGCGTGATTTCACGCAGCGACTTGTCCACGAGTGGCCTCGTCTGTTCCGGTTGCTCTACACGCTGTACCACGGTCGGTACGATTTCTTCTATCACCTGGAAGAAATCTTGTTCACGGCCGCACGCGGCTGGAAGCAGCGTGGCGACGAGCTGCGCGAGCAAGACGATCACCGCCGGAACGACCCGACCTGGTTCGAGTCGGAACGGATGGTGGGTGGTGCGCTCTATGTTGATCTGTTCTCGGAAAACCTGAGCAAGCTGCGCGAGTGCATTCCGTACTTCAAAGAACTCGGGCTGACTTACGTTCACCTGATGCCGCTATTCGCGGTACGTCCTGGTGATAACGATGGTGGCTACGCGATTAGCAACTATCGCAGCGTCGACCCACGGCTAGGGACAATCGAAGACCTGCAGCTGCTGGCGGATGAACTGCGCGCGGCCGGAATCTGTTTGTGTCTCGATTTCGTGTTCAATCATACGTCGGACGATCACTATTGGGCCCAGCATGCTCAAGCCGGGGATGTCGAGTATCAGCAGTATTATTACTGCTTCCCCGATCGCCACATGCCCGATCAGTACGAGCGAACGCTGCGAGAGATCTTCCCGACAGTTCGTCGTGGCAACTTCACGTGGCACGACGGAATGCAGAAGTGGGTTTGGACCACCTTCAATAGCTTTCAATGGGATTTGAACTATCACAATCCTGCCGTCTTCCGGGCGATGCTCGAAGAGATGTTGTTCATCGCCAATACCGGTGTCGACATTCTTCGTCTCGACGCGGTTGCTTTCATCTGGAAGCAGATGGGCACGAACTGCGAGAACCTGCCGGAAGCGCATCTGCTGATTCAAGCGTTCAACTGCCTGGCCAGCATCGCCGCGCCAGGGCTAGTCTTCAAGTCGGAGGCGATCGTTCATCCGGACGAGGTGGTGAAGTACATCGGTGCGAATGAGTGTCAGATCTCGTACAACCCAACCTTGATGGCGCTGCTGTGGGAATCGCTGGCAACACGCAATACGCGACTGCTAAAGAAGTCGCTCAGTCATCGCCATAAGCTTCCCATCGGGACGGCGTGGGTGAACTACCTCCGTTGTCATGACGACATAGGTTGGACATTCGACGACGACGACGCCGGCCAACTTGGAATTAACGGCTACGACCACCGTCAGTTCCTCAATCAGTTTTATACCGGGCAGTTCCCAGGCTCATTCGCGCGTGGGGTGCCTTTCCAGCACAATCCAACCACCGGCGATATGCGGATCTCAGGGACCTTGGCTTCGCTGGCCGGCCTCGAGCAGGCGATCGAATTCCACGACCCGAAGCTGATCGAAATGTCGGTCCGGCGGATGTGTTTGCTGTATGGCATCACGCTGAGCATCGGTGGTATCCCGCTTCTTTACCTGGGTGAAGAGTGGGGCATGCTGAATGATTATGATTTCGTGAAGGATCCGGCCAAGGCGGGGGACACCCGTTGGATCCACCGTCCCAAGATGAAGTGGGAATATCTGCAAGACTTCCAGCAGGATGTCGACGAGCAAAACGGCGGGGCGATTCGCGGAAAAATTTTCCGCAAGATCCAGCGTCTGATTTCGTTACGAAAAAAGCTTCCGTCGCTGGCTGGCCAGGGGATGGACCTCGTTCCGGTCGATAATCCGCACGTATTGGGTTTTGTGCGACATAACGAGGGTAATCGAACCCTCATTCTGGCAAACTTCACGGAAGAATCGCAGCGTGTTCCGGCCAACAATATCCGGACCGGTGGATTGGGTCGATTTTTCCACGATTTAATCTCGGATGAAGAAATCGCGACGCATGATGATCTAATCATGCAGCCTTATGGGCTTCTATGGCTAGAACGGATCTAG
- a CDS encoding HAD-IIB family hydrolase: MKIALISLHGLIRANDAELGRDADTGGQVKYVLELAAELAKQPGVTEVELLTRQIIDDRVSDDYAQVEEPICENAKIVRIPFGPKRYIRKESLWPYIEFFVDQTLAHFRRAGLPDLIHGHYADAGLAGAQLARLLHIPFVFTGHSLGRVKQERLLAKGKSIEDLERRYRLSARIEAEEVALETASMVVASTNQEVEQQYEKYENYVPDRMEVIPPGVNLTDFAPPKAAEDTYKIGPAIERFLRDPCKPPLIAMARPDERKNLEMLVRVYGESKRLQELSNLVLVMGTRENLKDLAPAQRRIVESILGKIDDYDLYGSVAYPKMHAPSDVPDIYRWGTQRRGVFVNPALTEPFGLTLLEAAAAGMPIVATNDGGPRDIIANCHNGLLVDPLDPEAIEKALLRMLTEPKQWDEWCEQGKVGAEKHYSWANHAKRYWRDVNDILAHSAEPVLASSSKIRRMPNFDRLIITDLDNTLTGDDQSLREFLEVIREHDYIGFGISTGRRLDSAMELIEEMNLPRPDLICAGVGTELYYGESLTSDRTWRKQIGLHWTPDKIRELFEGVEGIFVQEDFQQSEFKISFDLDKSVGPSIPQVKRMLREAGIRARVVFSRDMYLDIIPNRGGPGVAVRHVLYKWGFSPEKVLVAGDSGNDEGMLKGRTLGVVVGNYSPELERLRDWPRIYFAEGHHARGILEGINYYQFLENITIPNDRHE; encoded by the coding sequence ATGAAGATCGCTCTGATAAGTTTGCACGGCTTAATCCGCGCCAACGACGCAGAATTAGGACGTGATGCCGACACGGGTGGCCAGGTAAAATACGTCTTAGAACTGGCCGCCGAACTAGCCAAGCAGCCCGGCGTAACGGAAGTCGAGCTGTTGACCCGACAGATTATCGATGATCGGGTCTCCGACGATTATGCCCAAGTGGAAGAACCGATCTGCGAAAACGCGAAGATCGTTCGTATTCCCTTTGGACCGAAGCGTTACATCCGTAAAGAATCGCTTTGGCCCTACATCGAATTCTTCGTTGACCAAACACTTGCTCACTTCCGCCGCGCCGGCCTGCCCGACCTGATTCATGGGCACTACGCCGATGCTGGCCTGGCGGGGGCCCAATTGGCGCGTCTCTTACACATTCCCTTTGTCTTCACTGGACACTCGCTCGGTCGCGTCAAGCAAGAGCGACTTCTCGCGAAGGGAAAATCGATCGAAGACCTCGAACGCCGCTACCGCCTCTCGGCGCGCATCGAAGCAGAAGAGGTCGCACTCGAAACGGCTTCGATGGTGGTTGCCAGCACCAACCAGGAAGTCGAACAACAGTACGAGAAGTACGAAAACTACGTGCCGGATCGGATGGAGGTGATCCCGCCGGGCGTGAACCTCACCGATTTTGCTCCGCCAAAGGCGGCCGAAGACACCTACAAGATCGGCCCGGCAATTGAACGCTTTCTCCGCGATCCTTGCAAGCCGCCGCTGATTGCGATGGCTCGGCCAGACGAGCGCAAGAACCTCGAGATGCTGGTTCGCGTTTATGGCGAAAGTAAACGTCTACAAGAGCTCTCGAACCTGGTTCTCGTGATGGGAACGCGTGAGAACTTGAAAGACCTGGCGCCTGCCCAGCGGCGAATTGTCGAGAGCATTCTGGGCAAGATCGACGACTACGACCTGTATGGATCGGTCGCTTATCCGAAGATGCACGCACCCAGCGATGTGCCCGATATTTATCGCTGGGGAACGCAGCGCCGTGGTGTGTTTGTGAATCCGGCGTTGACCGAACCGTTCGGCCTGACGTTGTTGGAAGCGGCGGCTGCTGGGATGCCGATCGTCGCCACGAACGATGGCGGCCCTCGCGATATTATCGCCAACTGTCATAACGGTCTGCTGGTCGATCCCCTCGATCCCGAAGCGATCGAGAAAGCCTTACTGCGAATGCTCACCGAGCCGAAGCAGTGGGATGAATGGTGCGAGCAGGGTAAGGTAGGGGCCGAAAAGCATTATTCGTGGGCGAACCATGCGAAACGGTATTGGCGCGACGTCAACGACATTCTAGCTCACTCCGCCGAACCTGTCCTGGCTTCCAGTTCCAAGATTCGCCGGATGCCGAACTTCGATCGCTTGATCATCACCGATCTCGACAACACGTTGACCGGCGACGATCAATCGCTGCGTGAGTTTTTGGAAGTGATCCGCGAGCACGATTACATCGGATTCGGCATCTCGACCGGGCGTCGACTCGACAGCGCGATGGAGCTGATCGAAGAGATGAACCTGCCACGTCCCGACTTGATCTGCGCCGGCGTCGGTACCGAGTTGTACTATGGCGAAAGTCTCACCAGCGACCGGACCTGGAGAAAACAGATCGGGTTGCACTGGACTCCGGACAAGATTCGGGAATTGTTTGAAGGTGTTGAAGGGATCTTCGTGCAAGAAGACTTCCAGCAGTCCGAGTTCAAAATCAGCTTCGATCTCGATAAATCGGTTGGGCCATCCATCCCGCAGGTGAAGCGAATGCTTCGCGAAGCAGGCATTCGTGCTCGTGTCGTGTTTTCGAGGGACATGTATCTGGACATTATTCCGAATCGAGGCGGGCCAGGCGTGGCCGTGCGACATGTGCTGTATAAGTGGGGTTTTTCCCCCGAAAAAGTGCTGGTTGCCGGGGACAGTGGCAACGACGAAGGGATGTTGAAGGGAAGAACGCTTGGAGTGGTTGTAGGGAATTACAGTCCTGAGCTCGAGAGACTAAGGGACTGGCCCCGGATCTATTTCGCCGAAGGGCACCATGCACGAGGTATCCTGGAGGGAATCAACTATTACCAGTTTCTAGAAAACATCACGATACCCAATGATCGTCACGAGTAG
- a CDS encoding PfkB family carbohydrate kinase, protein MSKLNSSRSPLILGEVLFDCFPDGRQVLGGAPFNVAWNLHGMGFAPTMVSSIGKDDAGQKVFDAMTEWGMRTSQMQTRDDKPTGAVEVTLKGGEPAYDILQDRAWDYIERPVIEDYSEFSYLYYGSLAYRSEKTAETIRTLIERSGLPRFVDLNVRPPWFDESWVEVLVNEADWLKLNHEELQRITGISCDSTDNVRRAVDKVRTAHKVANFCITSGSKGAFLATNDGDGIEIAVTKPDPLVDTVGAGDGFASVLLAGLISGRPLRQVGDAASRFAGKVCQNQGATRNDKSFYNDVFA, encoded by the coding sequence GTGTCGAAACTGAATTCTTCTCGTTCGCCTCTGATCCTGGGCGAGGTCCTTTTCGATTGTTTTCCGGACGGTCGTCAGGTTTTGGGGGGCGCTCCCTTCAATGTTGCCTGGAATCTGCACGGGATGGGATTCGCGCCAACGATGGTTTCTTCCATCGGCAAAGATGATGCCGGTCAGAAGGTTTTCGACGCGATGACCGAGTGGGGCATGCGAACCTCGCAGATGCAGACCCGCGACGACAAACCAACCGGAGCGGTCGAAGTGACCCTCAAGGGAGGCGAACCTGCCTACGATATTTTGCAGGACCGCGCGTGGGATTATATCGAACGACCGGTGATCGAAGACTATTCCGAGTTTTCGTATCTCTATTACGGCAGCCTCGCTTATCGCAGCGAGAAGACGGCCGAAACGATCCGCACGTTAATTGAACGAAGCGGTCTACCCAGGTTTGTGGACCTGAACGTACGCCCTCCGTGGTTCGATGAATCGTGGGTCGAGGTGCTCGTTAATGAAGCGGATTGGCTGAAATTGAACCACGAGGAACTTCAGCGAATAACCGGAATTTCATGCGATTCGACTGACAACGTCCGGCGAGCAGTCGATAAAGTCCGTACGGCGCATAAAGTCGCCAATTTCTGTATCACATCTGGCTCGAAAGGAGCCTTTCTTGCCACAAACGACGGTGATGGCATTGAAATTGCTGTCACTAAGCCAGATCCTCTCGTCGACACGGTCGGTGCAGGGGATGGATTTGCATCGGTCCTTCTTGCTGGACTGATTTCGGGCCGCCCTTTGCGACAGGTTGGCGATGCGGCATCCCGATTCGCAGGAAAAGTGTGTCAAAACCAAGGGGCGACTCGCAATGATAAGTCGTTCTATAACGACGTCTTTGCGTAA